In Triticum aestivum cultivar Chinese Spring chromosome 5B, IWGSC CS RefSeq v2.1, whole genome shotgun sequence, the following proteins share a genomic window:
- the LOC123113730 gene encoding uncharacterized protein codes for MSTAPKVEALGRQPDVPGTAAAAAEAMAKEKKDGVVKEVIRLERESVIPILKPKLVMKLSYLIEQDKDRAEFMKLCRRVEYTIRAWYLLQFEDLMQLYALFDPVSGEKSLEQQSLTRDETETLELNFLTYLFQIMDKSNFKLLSDEENEVAHSGQYLLNLPIKVDESKVDKTLLSRYFKEHPHDNLPAFADKYIVFRRGIGIDQTTDYFFMEKVDVIISRAWRFLLRVTMIEKLFSRKRHLKPKKDTKKTDEVNDEGPADLFVERIRLEKMELSIRNLLRKMTIQEPTFERIIVVYRRASKETKKDRGIFVKHFKNIPMADMELVLPEKKNPSLTPMDWVLFLISAVLGLVTLVGSLEMPKADIWVVTAIVSALVGYCAKIYFTFQANMVTYQNLITKSMYDKQLDSGKGTLLHLCDDVIQQEVKEVIVSYYILMEQGKSTIQDLDSRCEQLIKEEFGVECNFDVVDAVKKLEKLGIVSRDSIGRIMCVPLKRANEIIGTTTEEMVMRAQQAPAGP; via the exons ATGTCGACCGCGCCAAAGGTGGAGGCGCTGGGGAGGCAGCCGGACGTgcccgggacggcggcggcggcggcggaggcgatggCCAAGGAGAAGAAGGACGGGGTGGTGAAGGAGGTGATACGGCTCGAGAGGGAGTCCGTCATCCCCATCCTCAAGCCCAAACTCGTCATGAAGCTCTCCTACCTCATCG AGCAAGATAAAGACCGTGCCGAGTTTATGAAGCTATGTAGGAGGGTGGAGTACACTATACGTGCTTGGTATCTCCTGCAATTTGAGGATCTAATG CAACTATACGCCCTATTCGATCCTGTTTCTGGTGAGAAGAGTTTGGAGCAGCAGAGCCTGACACGTGATGAAACTGAAACTCTTGAACTCAATTTCTTAACGTACCTTTTTCAG ATAATGGACAAGAGCAACTTCAAGTTGTTGTCTGATGAAGAGAATGAAGTAGCTCATTCTGGTCAGTATCTTCTGAACCTACCGATCAAGGTTGACGAATCGAAG GTCGACAAAACGTTGTTGAGCAGGTACTTTAAAGAGCACCCACATGATAACCTACCAGCATTTGCTGATAAG TATATTGTCTTCCGGCGAGGCATTGGAATCGACCAAACTACCGATTATTTCTTTATGGAGAAAGTTGATGTGATCATATCTCGAGCCTGGAGATTCTTGCTAAGAGTCACAAT GATTGAGAAATTGTTCTCTAGGAAGCGGCATCTGAAGCCAAAGAAAGACACAAAGAAGACTGACGAAGTCAATGACGAAGGGCCAGCAGACCTCTTTGTTGAGCGCATACGCCTTGAAAAAATGGAGCTGAG CATAAGGAATCTGCTAAGAAAGATGACAATTCAGGAGCCTACATTCGAAAGGATAATCGTGGTATATAG GAGGGCTAGCAAAGAAACTAAGAAAGACCGAGGAATATTTGTAAAGCATTTCAAGAATATTCCAATGGCTGACATGGAGTTAGTTCTG CCAGAGAAGAAGAACCCTAGTCTAACACCAATGGATTGGGTCTTGTTCCTTATTTCCGCGGTGCTTGGTTTG GTCACTCTAGTAGGTTCTCTAGAAATGCCAAAGGCTGATATATGGGTTGTGACGGCCATAGTTTCTGCTTTGGTTGGATACTGTGCGAAGATCTACTTCAC ATTTCAGGCAAACATGGTGACTTACCAAAATTTAATCACAAAATCGATGTATGACAAGCAGCTTGACAGTGGGAAAGGAACACTTCTACACTTATGTGACGATGTGATCCAGCAAGAA GTTAAAGAGGTCATTGTTTCTTATTACATTCTGATGGAGCAAGGAAAATCAACTATACAG GACCTCGATTCACGTTGCGAACAGCTCATCAAGGAAGAGTTTGGCGTGGAGTGCAATTTCGACGTCGTTGATGCTGTGAAGAAACTAGAAAAGCTTGGAATTGTGTCCCGG GACTCGATCGGGAGGATCATGTGCGTTCCGCTGAAGCGCGCAAATGAGATCATAGGAACTACgaccgaggaaatggtgatgcgtGCCCAGCAAGCACCGGCTGGTCCGTAG
- the LOC123113733 gene encoding L-type lectin-domain containing receptor kinase SIT2, producing MKPLPWLVLLLFLGLNQQIVVTGTGDQFIYSGFTDTNLVLDGAAMVTAHGVLDLTNGSVRLKGHAIHPAPLRFHKFSSNSSTLQSFSVSFVFGIISPHPSNGFTFFISPSKNFSGALPTQYMGLLSDQNNGMATNHIFAIELDTIQNSEFQDMNDNHVGVDINSLHSVQSDSAGFYDDKHGTFNNLTLVSGDPMQVWVDYDQEATQINVTMAPLNLAKPARVLISTKHDLSTVLTESAYAGFSSAAGKANARHYVLGWSFAVDSPAPAIDIARLPKMPRLGGSKDLSKFLEIILPIAAAAAGALILVVFLLVRRHLRYAELREDWEVEFGPHRFSYKDLFLATQGFKDKYLLGSGGFGRVYKGLLPVSATEIAVKRVWHDSNQGMKEFITEVVSIGRLQHRNLVPLTGYCRRNSELLLVYEFMLNGSLDRYLFSEEGKPTLSWAQRFGIIKDIASALCYLHEECEKVVIHRDIKASNVLLDDEMNGRLGDFGLARLYDHGVDPQTTHLVGTIGYLAPELASTGKASPLTDVFSFGVFFLEVTCGQRPIRPNEEENQIMLVDWVLQHWQKGSPSDTVDGRLHGNYVDQEACLVLKLGLICSHPSMDARPSMRQVMQYLNGDMPLPELMIPAHMSFQTLALMQNEGFDPYVRSSYPSSMVSYGSVLSFSGER from the coding sequence ATGAAGCCTCTGCCCTGGCTCGTACTGCTCCTCTTCCTTGGCCTTAACCAACAAATAGTTGTTACTGGTACTGGTGACCAGTTCATCTACTCTGGCTTCACCGACACCAATCTGGTTCTCGACGGTGCGGCCATGGTCACGGCACATGGCGTGCTGGACCTAACCAATGGCTCTGTCAGGCTCAAAGGCCACGCGATCCACCCAGCTCCATTACGCTTCCACAAGTTCTCCTCCAATAGCAGCACTCTGCAATCCTTCTCCGTTTCCTTTGTGTTTGGCATCATCTCCCCACACCCAAGCAATGGCTTCACCTTCTTCATCTCACCAAGCAAGAACTTCTCAGGCGCCCTCCCGACGCAGTACATGGGCCTCCTTAGCGACCAGAACAACGGCATGGCAACGAATCACATCTTTGCGATTGAGCTCGACACAATCCAAAACAGTGAGTTCCAGGACATGAACGACAACCACGTCGGCGTCGACATCAACAGTCTTCACTCTGTTCAGTCAGACTCCGCTGGCTTCTATGATGATAAGCATGGTACGTTTAACAACTTGACCCTTGTTAGTGGTGATCCTATGCAAGTTTGGGTGGACTACGACCAAGAGGCCACACAGATCAATGTGACCATGGCCCCGCTAAACCTTGCCAAACCAGCCAGGGTCCTAATATCGACCAAGCACGACCTATCAACAGTCCTCACAGAATCAGCATATGCTGGATTCTCGTCAGCAGCAGGCAAGGCCAACGCGAGACATTATGTTCTCGGGTGGAGCTTTGCCGTGGATAGTCCGGCCCCAGCAATTGATATCGCCAGGCTGCCCAAGATGCCTCGTCTTGGTGGCTCCAAAGACCTGTCCAAGTTTCTAGAGATAATTCTGCCAATAGCAGCGGCGGCAGCAGGAGCGCTAATCCTCGTGGTTTTTCTGCTCGTAAGAAGGCATCTGAGGTATGCAGAGCTGAGAGAAGATTGGGAGGTGGAGTTTGGGCCACATCGCTTCTCATACAAAGATTTATTTCTTGCCACCCAAGGATTCAAGGACAAGTACCTGTTAGGAAGTGGAGGATTTGGAAGGGTATACAAAGGATTGCTTCCGGTGTCTGCAACGGAAATAGCCGTGAAGAGAGTGTGGCATGATTCGAATCAAGGGATGAAGGAATTCATAACAGAAGTTGTTAGCATTGGCCGCCTCCAACACCGCAATCTTGTGCCCTTAACAGGCTACTGCCGGCGAAACAGTGAACTCCTTCTAGTGTATGAATTCATGTTAAATGGAAGCCTTGACAGGTACTTGTTCAGTGAAGAGGGCAAGCCCACCTTGAGCTGGGCTCAAAGGTTTGGGATAATCAAAGATATCGCATCAGCCTTATGCTACCTCCATGAGGAGTGCGAAAAGGTTGTCATCCATCGAGACATCAAAGCAAGCAACGTGCTCCTCGACGATGAGATGAATGGGCGATTAGGTGACTTTGGACTGGCAAGACTGTATGATCATGGTGTCGACCCACAGACGACTCACCTGGTTGGCACCATAGGGTACTTAGCCCCAGAGCTAGCAAGCACAGGGAAGGCAAGCCCTCTCACCGATGTATTTTCTTTCGGCGTGTTCTTTCTCGAGGTCACATGTGGGCAAAGGCCTATTAGGCCAAACGAAGAAGAGAACCAGATCATGTTGGTCGACTGGGTGCTCCAGCATTGGCAAAAAGGATCACCTAGTGATACAGTAGATGGCAGGCTGCATGGCAACTATGTGGATCAAGAGGCATGTTTGGTGCTGAAATTAGGATTGATATGCTCTCACCCGTCCATGGACGCAAGGCCCAGCATGCGTCAAGTTATGCAATATCTTAATGGTGACATGCCACTCCCGGAGCTAATGATACCAGCTCACATGAGCTTCCAGACTCTGGCCTTGATGCAGAACGAAGGGTTCGATCCCTATGTCAGGTCCTCGTATCCTTCATCGATGGTTAGCTATGGGTCAGTACTTTCCTTCTCAGGAGAAAGATGA